The Lysinibacillus irui sequence ATCCATTTCATACAGTAAATTCAAAAATTCTATATAATCTCTGCGCGGGAATTTGATCTCATAGCCATACTTTTCATATAATCGCTCGTAGTGTGGCTGTATAGGCCCTGTTGTCATCCCAATGATGGCACGCTTTTTTGCTAGTCGATTCATATGGTGTAAGGCAGATTTAATCTCATACATGCGGTAAAAGCAATTCACACCCAAGACGATATCATGCTGTTCCATTTCATCATTCTCTAGACTTTCCCATTTAGCATGAACATATGAAACGTGCTCCTGATGAGCCATGCATTGTTGTAAGTATTGTAAAATGCTTTCTGAGCTATCCACACATGTTAGCTTGTTTACTATCTCGGCTAATGGCAATGTATAATTACCCCAGCCTGGGCCAATTTCTAACACAGAATGCTGTGGTTCAATGCTTTTCTGAAGCTCCTGAAAAATACGTGCAGCATAAGGATCTGTTTGCCCCTTTTTTTTACGTGCAACAGACTGCGCCCAAAATTGCTCCTCTAGCTGATCATTCACCATACGCTCAGGCATATTACCATGCCAGTCCTTCATGCCTTCTTGCCATAAAGCCTCATAATTAATGGCTAACGGTCCTTTTCTCGTCATACAGATACCTCTAATGCTAAAATTTCATAAATCTTTTTCATATCAAGATTGGCTCGAACATGCTCGGCTAACATATTATAGGCATCTTCTCTTCGTTCGGCGTCACTTTTTACATCACTTGGTAAAGCTGCTAACCCTTTTTTTGCTCGTATTTCATTAACTAGCTGACGAGTGAATGTACGATTATGAAACAGGCCGTGGAAATACGTTCCTATCACTTGTTCATCACGACTAACCGCACCATCTTCTCTGCCATCCTCTAGCTGTAAGAACGGCGATACTTCATCACGTAAAATTTTCGTGCGTCCTAGATGAATTTCATAGCCTGTCAATGTGTCCTGTCCTCTTGTTCCTGTCATTTGTACCGTTTTTTTATTGCCTACAAAAATCGTTTCCATTGGCAATAAACCAAGACCATGAGCAGATTCACCATTTCCCTCTACCGCCTCAGGGTCTAGCAATGTTTCACCAAGCATTTGAAATCCACCGCAAATGCCGATTATTTTTGTTCCGCGCTCACGTAAATGATGGATGGCTTGATCGAAGCCTTGCTCTTTTAACCAAGCTAAATCATCCATAGTACTTTTTGTACCAGGCAGTATAAGCAAATCTGGTGTGCCAAGCTCGTTAACATGTCCAATTAAGCGTACACCTACTTCTGGCTCATCAAAAAATGGATCAATATCGGTGAAATTTGAAATACGTGGCAAACGAATCATCGCAACATCTACGGCAAACTCGCCACGTTTTGGCTTTTTAAAGCGCAGTGATGATAAAGCAAGGGAATCCTCTGCTTCAATATTGACATCTACATAAGGGATAACACCAAGAACCGGGATGCCTGTTTCACGCTCCACCCATGCTAAACCATCATCTAATAATTCACGCATGCCTCTAAATTTATTGATAACTAGTCCCTTGACACGTGCACGTTCATCATCATCTAACAATGCTAATGTACCAACAATCGAGGCAAAGACCCCACCACGATCAATATCAGCAACAAGCACTACTGCTGCATCTGCTAAATGCGCCATACGCATATTGGCAATATCGCGATCCTTTAAGTTAATCTCTGCTGGGCTACCTGCCCCCTCTAGCACAATAACATCATATGTATTTTGGAGTGTGCGTACTGATTTTTCAACGATCGGCATCGCTTCCTGAACAAAATTATTGCGGTAGCTTTTGGCATCCATATTTAAAAAATGCTTGCCATGGACAATGACCTCTGACATCATATCTTGCTTCGGTTTCAGCAGGATGGGATTCATATCAGTCGTCGCCACAACACGTGCTGCCTCGGCCTGTACCCCTTGTGCACGGCCGATTTCTCCACCATCAGCTGTTACAAATGAATTTAGGGCCATATTTTGTGATTTAAACGGCACTACATGAAATCCATCATCCGAAAATATACGACACAATGCCGTACATATCATACTTTTTCCAACATCGGAAGCGGTTCCTTGAATCATGATCGATTTTGCTGGCATAGTCACTTTCCTCCGTAATTATTGGTGTAACGCGGTTTATGCTCTGGCCCCGCGGGTATTCACCTTGCTTCGTGGGTATTCACCTTCACTTCGCGGGTATTCACCTTCGTTCCGCGGGTATTCACCTTCACTTCGCGGGTATTCACCTTGCTTCGCGGGTATTCACCTTCACTCCGCGGGTATTCACCTTCACTCCGCGGGTATTCACCTTCGTTCCGCGGGTATTCTCCTTCACTTCGCGGGTATTCACCTTCACTTCGCGGGTATTCACCTTCACTTCGCGGGTATTCACCTTGCTTCGCGGGTATTCACCCTCACTCCGCGGGTATTCTCCTTCACTCCGCGGGTATTCACCTTGCTTCGCGGGTATTCACCTTCACTCTGCGGGTATTCACCTTCACTCCGCGAGTATTCACCTTGCTTCGCGGGTATTCACCCTCACTCCGCGGGTATTTACCTTACTCCGCGGGTATTCACCTTCACTTCGCGGGTATTCACCTTCGTTCCGCGGGTATTCACCCTCACTCCGCGGGTATTTACCTTGCTTCGCGGGTATTCACCTTCGCTCCCAGGTATTACCCTTCATCCAACGGATTGTTAAAATTCTAGTCCTTTTACTGCTGGAATACCTTCATCATAATAGTGCTTTGTTGCATCGATGGTCGATACTAAATCAGCCATTGCTAGTAACGCAGGATGTGCGCTTCTTCCTGTGATGACAAGGTGCATGGTAGATGGGCGTTGCTGGATAGCCTCGATGACTTCTGCTAATGGTAGGACATCATCGATTGGAAACTTGCTAATCGCGAGTGCATTGTTTAATTCATCTAGTACCAATAAATCGATGCTCTCATCTTGCAGAGCTGCCTTCGTTTTTATCCATGCCTTTGCTAAGGCAGTACGATGCTCCTCAGGTGTTTTTGTCCACGTAAAGCCAATACCCATCTGCTCCATCTCTACGCCAAGTTTACGAAGGGCAATTTGCTCTCCGTAAGTACGTTCGGGGGATTTGATGAACTGTAAATAGCGCACAGTTAAGCCTCGGCCAACCGCGCGTAATGTTACACCAAGTGATGCTGTCGTTTTACCTTTTCCTTCGCCTGTATATACTAAAAACAAGCCTTTTCTTGCCATGCTGTTAGCCTCCTTAGAGCCAAGTTGTCTTTTCTTCAAATGGCGTGCGCTTCTTGTCGTTCAGTTCTTGCTCTTGTGGGTACCCAATAAATATTGTTCCGACTACTTTTTGACTAGCACTTGCTCCAATAAATGCGTGCATACGTGGATCATGAACAAGTCCGACACCACGTGTACGCCAGACAAAACCAAGTCCAAGCTCTTCAGCTGTCAGCCACATGGACATAATGGCACTACATACGGCAAAGACATTGTCTTGCGTTGCATCGGCATCACCTTCTACCACATCTGCTGTTACGACAATCGCTACAGGCGTTGTTTGGACAACCTTTAAAGAGCTTTCTACTAAATTCGGCTTTGTTGGGAAACGCTCTTGTAAATAAGCACTCGCCATTGCCTCATAGCGCTTCATGGCTTCATCTTGGATGACATAAAAATGCCAAGGCTCACGCATACGGTCATTTGGCGCATAAGTTGCTGCCTGTAAAATTTGTTCAATTTTTTCCTTTTCTACTGGCTGCGTTGTGTAATTTCGAATTGCTCGTCGCTTTTTTAATGCTTCGATGACTGTCATATTACTTCCTCCTATTGCGCTTCAACTAAATGATTATGAAAAGGCAAGTCCCTGCTCTTCAAACCATTGAATTTTTTCTCGTACATTGACTACATCGCCAACTACAATCATAGAAGGATTATGATACCCTTCACGTTCAATAATGCCTGCAATCTCATCAAGTTGCCCTGTAATCGTTCGTTGTTGAGCAGTTGTGCCCCATTCAATGACTGCAACAGGCGTTGTTGCCTTACGTCCATTCTCGATTAATTTTCGAGCAATATAGGCAATATTGCCAACGCTCATATAAAAAGCAACGGTATCAATGCCAATTGCTAGTGCAGGCCAATTTAAGAAATCTTGCCCTTTTTCTTCACGACCATGGCCAGTCACAAGAGCAAAGCTTGTCGCAAAATCTCTATGTGTCACAGGAATCCCTGCATAAGCAGGAGCCGCAATTCCTGCTGTAATACCCGGAACGATTTCATACGAAATACCATGATTTTTTAGTATTTCTGCTTCTTCGGCACCTCGACCAAAGACAAAGGGATCGCCCCCTTTAAGGCGTGTGACAACCTTTCCTTGTTGTGCTTTTTCAACAAGTAATGCATTAATTTCATCTTGGATGAGATGA is a genomic window containing:
- the cobA gene encoding uroporphyrinogen-III C-methyltransferase, producing the protein MKDGIVYIVGAGPGDPKLITVYGLECIQKADVIAYDRLVNPTLLDFAKKDAELVYCGKLPGKHHLIQDEINALLVEKAQQGKVVTRLKGGDPFVFGRGAEEAEILKNHGISYEIVPGITAGIAAPAYAGIPVTHRDFATSFALVTGHGREEKGQDFLNWPALAIGIDTVAFYMSVGNIAYIARKLIENGRKATTPVAVIEWGTTAQQRTITGQLDEIAGIIEREGYHNPSMIVVGDVVNVREKIQWFEEQGLAFS
- a CDS encoding cob(I)yrinic acid a,c-diamide adenosyltransferase is translated as MARKGLFLVYTGEGKGKTTASLGVTLRAVGRGLTVRYLQFIKSPERTYGEQIALRKLGVEMEQMGIGFTWTKTPEEHRTALAKAWIKTKAALQDESIDLLVLDELNNALAISKFPIDDVLPLAEVIEAIQQRPSTMHLVITGRSAHPALLAMADLVSTIDATKHYYDEGIPAVKGLEF
- a CDS encoding cobyric acid synthase; the protein is MPAKSIMIQGTASDVGKSMICTALCRIFSDDGFHVVPFKSQNMALNSFVTADGGEIGRAQGVQAEAARVVATTDMNPILLKPKQDMMSEVIVHGKHFLNMDAKSYRNNFVQEAMPIVEKSVRTLQNTYDVIVLEGAGSPAEINLKDRDIANMRMAHLADAAVVLVADIDRGGVFASIVGTLALLDDDERARVKGLVINKFRGMRELLDDGLAWVERETGIPVLGVIPYVDVNIEAEDSLALSSLRFKKPKRGEFAVDVAMIRLPRISNFTDIDPFFDEPEVGVRLIGHVNELGTPDLLILPGTKSTMDDLAWLKEQGFDQAIHHLRERGTKIIGICGGFQMLGETLLDPEAVEGNGESAHGLGLLPMETIFVGNKKTVQMTGTRGQDTLTGYEIHLGRTKILRDEVSPFLQLEDGREDGAVSRDEQVIGTYFHGLFHNRTFTRQLVNEIRAKKGLAALPSDVKSDAERREDAYNMLAEHVRANLDMKKIYEILALEVSV
- a CDS encoding class I SAM-dependent methyltransferase, translated to MTRKGPLAINYEALWQEGMKDWHGNMPERMVNDQLEEQFWAQSVARKKKGQTDPYAARIFQELQKSIEPQHSVLEIGPGWGNYTLPLAEIVNKLTCVDSSESILQYLQQCMAHQEHVSYVHAKWESLENDEMEQHDIVLGVNCFYRMYEIKSALHHMNRLAKKRAIIGMTTGPIQPHYERLYEKYGYEIKFPRRDYIEFLNLLYEMDIYADCQIIPLERVYEYESYEQLITTQSKKILTTNFQRAHVEESLLPFIEEKDGRYYYRHDFHAALVSWQPK
- a CDS encoding nitroreductase family protein: MTVIEALKKRRAIRNYTTQPVEKEKIEQILQAATYAPNDRMREPWHFYVIQDEAMKRYEAMASAYLQERFPTKPNLVESSLKVVQTTPVAIVVTADVVEGDADATQDNVFAVCSAIMSMWLTAEELGLGFVWRTRGVGLVHDPRMHAFIGASASQKVVGTIFIGYPQEQELNDKKRTPFEEKTTWL